From one Chryseobacterium sp. 3008163 genomic stretch:
- a CDS encoding GNAT family N-acetyltransferase, with translation MTILKTLESIPTEKLLEVFNLSFSDYVVPFCLTKEQLEDKIKSDSIKLEFSVGAFEDDQLIAFILHGYGTIDNLKIVYNAGTGVIPSKRGNKLTAKLYEYVLPILHENDIDRLLLEVITTNEPAIKTYKNIGFKIIRELNCYKGSLNITSTNDDFEIRELEAYDWQKLHFFWDLKPSWQNSITAVEKLKNSNISIGIYDGEKLLGYTIFNPKTKRIHQLSVDKNYRRKGVGRQLLAHIATNYTTDVSATNIDNTSEETLKFMTGIGMDIFIRQYEMELPLK, from the coding sequence ATGACTATCCTAAAAACATTAGAGAGCATTCCGACCGAAAAACTTTTAGAAGTTTTCAATTTGTCATTTTCAGACTACGTTGTTCCTTTTTGCTTAACTAAAGAGCAATTGGAAGATAAAATAAAAAGCGACAGTATTAAACTTGAATTTTCTGTAGGAGCATTCGAGGATGATCAATTAATTGCTTTTATACTTCATGGGTATGGCACTATCGACAATTTAAAAATTGTGTATAATGCAGGAACAGGTGTAATTCCGTCCAAAAGAGGAAATAAATTAACCGCAAAACTGTATGAATATGTTTTACCAATTTTGCACGAAAATGATATTGACAGGTTGTTACTTGAGGTAATTACTACAAATGAGCCAGCAATCAAAACTTATAAAAACATAGGGTTCAAAATCATCCGAGAATTAAATTGTTATAAAGGTTCATTAAATATAACTAGTACTAATGATGATTTTGAAATTCGTGAATTGGAAGCGTATGACTGGCAAAAACTTCATTTCTTTTGGGATTTGAAACCATCGTGGCAAAATTCAATTACAGCGGTCGAAAAGCTGAAAAATTCTAACATCTCTATAGGGATATATGACGGGGAAAAATTATTAGGTTACACTATTTTTAATCCAAAAACAAAAAGGATACATCAACTTTCAGTTGACAAAAATTACCGAAGAAAAGGCGTTGGTCGGCAACTTTTAGCACACATTGCAACAAATTATACAACAGATGTTTCTGCTACAAATATTGACAATACTTCAGAAGAAACACTAAAATTTATGACCGGCATAGGAATGGATATTTTCATTCGACAATACGAAATGGAATTGCCCTTGAAATAG